A section of the Pochonia chlamydosporia 170 chromosome 2, whole genome shotgun sequence genome encodes:
- a CDS encoding manganese lipoxygenase protein (similar to Eutypa lata UCREL1 XP_007796983.1): MHLQSACVVTTLVLSVLALPQPLEALASLDSDNSQGCIPQDDLEPKKRAAAVEVRNKGFTYGPSLIGQAAFFPNGTLGNARSKADYDLWAVDRKEIDSRIKKDVEAVQAAIKGIGGLKTLNDYATVLYRNQWKNANPRSTAPGIMTNYTQDLLFSMERLSQNPYSVRAVKRAEALPFKVSTDLVRKITGTSLENLHAKSLLFYVDYRWQLKYPKTTVEPKRYGAAVEAYFFIHPKTKDFLPLAIKTNVGEDLIYTPLDEPNDWLLAKMMFNVNDMFHSQMLHLVITHDVSEAVHQAALHTLSAKHPIIIILDRLMLQGYSSRIVGEELCFNPGGHWDQLMYINNVGCRDYVTETWPVAGRYQAGYLHNDLRARGLINEKNEYPFKFFPFFQDANEIHGVYRTFFKSFIDAYYKSDGDVAKDYEVQNWFAEATKRAKVHDFPQGKPVYKAALVDVLTHFGFIVSVGHHALNGGDPVGSKATLPFHVPALYAPIPEAKGVKDLLRFMPPAPNAVRYIAFIASFNRPFYETSARTLEHAFSQDQMLGRLNKATKDAAGKFLGSMQALSGKIRGRKFDKNGLSLGMPFIYRTLDPNYIPFFCSV; the protein is encoded by the exons ATGCATCTCCAATCCGCTTGCGTGGTGACCACATTGGTCCTGTCTGTGCTAGCTCTCCCTCAACCGCTCGAAGCGCTGGCCAGCTTAGACAGTGACAATTCCCAAGGCTGCATTCCCCAAGATGACCTTGAACCAAAGAAGCGCGCTGCAGCTGTTGAAGTCCGCAACAAGGGCTTCACCTACGGGCCGTCATTAATAGGTCAAGCTGCATTCTTCCCCAACGGCACTTTGGGCAACGCCAGGTCCAAAGCAGACTATGATCTGTGGGCTGTTGATCGCAAGGAAATCGACAGCCGTATCAAGAAGGACGTCGAGGCTGTTCAGGCAGCCATCAAGGGA ATTGGTGGTCTCAAAACCCTCAACGACTACGCCACTGTTCTTTACCGAAACCAATGGAAGAACGCAAATCCTCGCAGTACAGCGCCCGGAATCATGACCAATTATACGCAGGATTTACTCTTTAGCATGGAGCGGCTAAGCCAAAATCCCTACTCTGTGCGGGCGGTGAAACGTGCAGAGGCGCTGCCGTTCAAGGTGTCGACTGATCTCGTTCGAAAAATTACAGGAACTTCTCTTGAAAACTTACATGCTAAGAGTTTGTTGTTCTACGTCGACTACAGATGGCAGCTAAAGTATCCCAAGACTACGGTTGAGCCTAAGCGATATGGAGCTGCTGTGGAAGCTTACTTCTTCATTCATCCCAAGACTAAAGACTTTCTTCCGCTGGCTATCAAGACTAATGTCGGCGAGGACTTGATATACACGCCTCTCGATGAGCCTAATGACTGGCTGCTCGCCAAGATGATGTTTAATGTCAACGACATGTTTCACTCGCAGATGCTTCATCTAGTCATCACACATGATGTGTCGGAAGCAGTTCACCAAGCTGCTCTTCATACTCTATCTGCCAAGCACCCCATCATAATTATTCTAGACCGCCTCATGCTCCAGGGGTATTCATCCAGAATCGTTGGAGAGGAGCTGTGTTTCAATCCGGGCGGCCACTGGGATCAGCTCATGTACATCAACAACGTCGGATGCCGAGACTACGTTACCGAGACGTGGCCAGTCGCTGGACGCTACCAAGCGGGCTATCTGCACAATGACCTCCGTGCTCGTGGTCTCATCAACGAAAAGAACGAATATCCGTTCAAGTTCTTCCCGTTCTTTCAAGACGCGAATGAGATCCATGGGGTGTACCGGACGTTCTTCAAGTCTTTCATCGACGCGTACTACAAGTctgatggtgatgtcgcCAAAGACTACGAAGTTCAGAACTGGTTTGCCGAGGCCACCAAGAGAGCCAAGGTACATGACTTCCCTCAGGGCAAACCTGTATACAAAGCCGCGCTTGTCGATGTCCTCACGCActttggcttcatcgtcagTGTGGGACATCATGCCCTTAACGGCGGTGACCCTGTTGGTTCAAAGGCCACTCTGCCATTCCATGTTCCTGCGTTGTATGCTCCTATCCCGGAGGCAAAGGGCGTCAAGGACCTGCTGCGGTTCATGCCTCCTGCGCCTAACGCGGTGCGCTACATTGCCTTTATTGCGTCGTTTAATCGCCCTTTTTATGAGACATCCGCGAGGACTCTGGAGCATGCATTCTCTCAGGATCAGATGTTGGGGAGATTGAATAAGGCGACTAAGGATGCGGCTGGGAAGTTCTTGGGTAGTATGCAGGCATTAAGCGGTAAGATTCGCGGCAGGAAGTTTGATAAAAATGGACTGAGCTTGGGAATGCCGTTTATTTATCGGACGCTGGATCCTAATTATATTCCGTTTTTCTGTTCTGTGTAG
- a CDS encoding haloacid dehalogenase (similar to Metarhizium acridum CQMa 102 XP_007812665.1) has product MQRPALSKAKPNLLLCFDAFGTLFSPKDSVAHQYAEIARECGISSFSDDELQSNLLVAIKEERKKNPNYGQATGLGATGWWTNVSIIQKTFKPLLQNNQALPPTLVPKLMHRFSSNEGYTAEDGLVTTLRAFRQQRHPQFDNVVIGVVTNSDDRVPSILSSFGLNVSPLRYGMTNEPATTSEAYDIDFHCMSYDVGVEKPDKKIFNAAELMLARVMTSRSGKTPTATELESWQKVYVGDEYAKDVVGSTRAGWNAVLLDVDGKASDITRLEECRPRRLNELFSDHAVVRVRSLRSLAEWMMGTELGGK; this is encoded by the exons ATGCAAAGACCAGCACTATCAaaggccaagccaaaccTCCTCCTGTGCTTCGACGCGTTCGGCACCTTGTTCAGCCCCAAAGACTCCGTTGCCCATCAGTACGCCGAGATTGCACGCGAATGCGGTATCAGCAGCTTCAGCGACGATGAACTCCAGTCAAATTTGCTAGTGGCtatcaaagaagaaagaaagaagaatCCCAACTATGGGCAGGCGACGGGGCTTGGTGCGACTGGATGGTGGACAAATGTGAGT ATAATCCAAAAGACCTTCAAGCCACTCTTACAGAACAACCAAGCTTTACCCCCAACCTTGGTCCCCAAACTGATGCACCGATTCTCATCAAATGAAGGATACACAGCCGAGGACGGCCTTGTTACCACACTAAGAGCCTTTCGCCAGCAAAGACACCCGCAGTTTGACAACGTTGTAATTGGCGTAGTCACCAACTCAGACGACAGAGTGCCGAGCATTCTGTCTTCGTTTGGACTAAACGTCAGTCCCCTGCGGTACGGCATGACAAACGAGCCGGCTACGACCTCAGAGGCATATGACATTGACTTTCACTGCATGTCCTATGATGTAGGCGTCGAAAAACCGGATAAGAAAATCTTCAACGCCGCCGAGCTCATGTTGGCCCGTGTTATGACTTCCCGAAGTGGAAAGACTCCAACGGCAACTGAGTTGGAGAGTTGGCAGAAAGTGTATGTTGGTGACGAGTATGccaaagatgttgttggGTCTACTCGCGCGGGCTGGAATGCGGTACtgcttgatgttgatgggaagGCTTCGGATATTACTCGTCTAGAGGAATGCCGGCCGAGGCGTCTCAATGAGCTGTTTTCGGATCATGCCGTTGTTAGGGTTCGCTCGTTACGGAGCCTGGCTGAGTGGATGATGGGTACGGAATTGGGGGGAAAGTAG
- a CDS encoding thioredoxin reductase GliT (similar to Metarhizium robertsii ARSEF 23 XP_007823346.1), protein MSSKLYDVLIIGGGPAGLSMATSLARQVYSALILDSGEYRNARATHMHTFPGFDHVNPADFRAKVRDDLRRRYEHIEYKTAKVKEVRKLDSGIFEAIDENGNTYNGKKLGLGTGVRDIMPSDIEGYENSWARGIFHCLFCHGFEERGADSVGVLASGMVTTPEMLSHVTPMAKRLAKTTTIYTNGNDTLLNQVKPMLHSSKISFDDRKIAKLELENDTGPGVIVHFADGTSKREGFITNHPRVEQRSPFAGQLGLETSQTGEIVVTGPFNETSVTGCFAAGDAATMMRNAVQAVHMGAFAAVGAVAQLNHELDEKDEL, encoded by the exons ATGAGCTCCAAATTATACGACGTCCTAATAATTGGCGGCGGTCCTGCTGGCCTCTCCATGGCAACCTCCTTGGCCCGACAAGTCTACTCAGCGTTAATTCTGGATTCAGGAGAATACAGAAACGCAAGAGCAACACACATGCACACCTTTCCAGGTTTCGACCATGTGAATCCAGCGGATTTCCGGGCCAAAGTGCGTGATGATCTGCGCAGGCGCTACGAGCACATCGAGTACAAGACAGCCAAGGTTAAGGAGGTGCGCAAACTGGACAGCGGCATctttgaagccattgacgagaatggcaatACATACAACGGAAAGAAACTCGGTCTGGGTACTGGCGTGCGAGATATCATGCCTTCTGACATTGAGGGCTACGAAAACTCCTGGGCACGTGGCAT ATTTCACTGTTTATTCTGCCACGGATTTGAAGAACGCGGTGCCGATTCAGTCGGCGTTTTAGCATCCGGCATGGTAACAACACCTGAAATGCTTTCCCACGTCACACCCATGGCAAAACGCCTcgcaaaaacaacaacaatatACACCAACGGGAACGATACTCTACTAAACCAAGTAAAGCCAATGCTACACAGCAGCAAAATCTCCTTTGATGACAGAAAAATCGCAAAATTAGAGCTGGAGAATGACACTGGGCCAGGTGTGATTGTACACTTTGCAGACGGGACGAGCAAAAGAGAGGGCTTCATCACAAATCACCCACGGGTTGAGCAGCGGTCGCCATTTGCAGGCCAGTTGGGGTTGGAGACTTCGCAGACGGGGGAGATTGTTGTTACGGGGCCGTTTAATGAGACGAGTGTGACGGGGTGTTTTGCGGCTGGGGATGCGGCTACGATGATGAGGAATGCGGTGCAGGCGGTTCATATGGGTGCGTTTGCGGCTGTGGGAGCAGTGGCGCAGTTGAATCATGagttggatgagaaggatgaaCTTTGA